A single region of the Gilliamella apis genome encodes:
- a CDS encoding cell division inhibitor SulA — protein MLIEHSSPQLMAINFETPFQQVLQQQRPLLRSFNKEKKWQLWLSDRPMLKRSWLNIAGLDKQKVVHLANLTNNNLVSTIEKALQSKTCSYVVACINDLNEQDKQRIEQAVLTSDTCLFLVHDEQSQQSVQYH, from the coding sequence ATGCTTATTGAACATTCATCACCACAACTTATGGCTATCAATTTTGAAACACCTTTTCAACAAGTGTTGCAACAGCAGAGACCTTTATTACGTTCGTTCAATAAAGAAAAGAAATGGCAATTATGGCTATCAGATCGTCCAATGTTAAAACGTTCATGGCTGAATATTGCTGGGCTTGATAAACAAAAAGTCGTACATTTAGCTAACCTAACTAATAATAATTTAGTCTCGACTATTGAAAAGGCATTACAAAGTAAAACCTGTAGTTATGTGGTTGCTTGTATTAACGATCTTAATGAGCAAGATAAACAACGTATAGAACAAGCCGTTTTAACCAGCGATACTTGTTTATTTTTAGTTCACGATGAGCAAAGTCAGCAATCTGTTCAATACCACTAA
- a CDS encoding DUF4261 domain-containing protein produces the protein MGIFSRFFAKKTESKQMDNSIVPNPDIENAISVSIVFSGALNINNDELLAKLKSIEPTIKDIRYETPFGQLEEGMCILVSWGKHVIRVFGLNAPYPKAVLETCVAPASYSQEIKQQVYESDSHLLLYYVGYEQNVLEQYLALTRLAVCFEQFNALAVINEDAHTSLPVNFINSLASEKDGLTTLGECLPLLFCGFVKYEIENIKGIWMRTYGANKFGLPNFAALANSYEESEYYFDMFSNILNYLRQSQATMNPGDTMEMGDNRMMSLRAPQDEEYFLKDQGDLLVIEINN, from the coding sequence ATGGGTATATTTTCTCGTTTTTTTGCTAAAAAAACAGAATCAAAACAGATGGATAATTCGATTGTCCCAAATCCTGATATTGAAAATGCCATTAGCGTAAGTATTGTATTTAGCGGTGCGCTTAATATTAATAACGATGAATTATTAGCAAAACTTAAATCGATTGAGCCGACCATAAAAGATATTCGATATGAAACTCCGTTCGGACAACTTGAAGAAGGTATGTGTATTTTAGTCAGTTGGGGTAAACATGTTATTAGAGTATTTGGTCTTAATGCTCCTTATCCTAAAGCTGTATTAGAAACATGTGTTGCACCAGCAAGTTATAGTCAAGAAATAAAACAACAAGTTTATGAAAGTGATAGTCATTTATTATTATATTATGTCGGCTATGAACAAAATGTATTAGAGCAATACTTAGCTTTAACTCGTTTAGCGGTATGCTTTGAACAATTTAATGCGTTAGCAGTAATTAATGAGGATGCCCATACTTCATTACCAGTTAACTTTATTAATTCACTAGCTTCGGAAAAAGATGGTTTAACCACTTTAGGGGAGTGTTTACCTTTGTTGTTTTGTGGTTTTGTTAAATATGAGATAGAAAATATTAAAGGGATTTGGATGCGCACTTATGGTGCTAATAAATTTGGTTTACCTAATTTTGCTGCATTAGCCAATAGTTATGAGGAAAGTGAATATTATTTTGACATGTTTAGTAACATTTTAAACTATTTGCGACAAAGTCAAGCGACAATGAATCCTGGCGATACCATGGAAATGGGTGATAATCGTATGATGTCATTACGAGCGCCTCAAGATGAGGAATATTTCTTAAAAGATCAGGGTGATCTTTTAGTAATTGAAATTAATAACTAA
- a CDS encoding Tm-1-like ATP-binding domain-containing protein, whose amino-acid sequence MASHNMVYLVATLDTKGEEIVYVKHLLSKRNVESKIVDISTKQPHSFNHIADISASTVAKYHPEGEKAVFVTDRGKAIVAMANAFKQFLIAQNDVDAILGLGGSGGTALITPAMQALPIGVPKLMVSTMASGDISGYIGASDIAMLYSVTDIAGVNVISRKVLANAANSIAGSVLFKAQEQVEDKPAIGLTMFGVTTPCVQSLSAKLNDKYDCLVFHATGSGGKAMEKLADSHLLKGVLDITTTEVCDHLFDGVLACDDDRFEAIARSEVPYIGSCGALDMVNFGSPDTIPEKYRDRLFYPHNPQVTLMRTTPEENKIMANWIATKLNKCQGEVVFIIPESGFSALDIENGDFWSPQADQAFIDEFEKVFIQTEKRRLIKTSHHINSPEFCNLVINEFKNIIK is encoded by the coding sequence ATGGCATCGCATAATATGGTTTACTTGGTCGCGACACTAGACACAAAAGGAGAAGAGATTGTTTACGTCAAACATTTACTTAGTAAAAGAAATGTTGAAAGTAAAATCGTTGATATCTCCACTAAGCAACCACATTCTTTTAATCACATTGCTGATATTAGTGCTAGCACTGTTGCTAAATATCATCCCGAGGGTGAAAAAGCTGTTTTTGTCACCGATAGAGGAAAGGCTATCGTTGCAATGGCTAATGCATTTAAACAATTTTTAATAGCGCAAAATGATGTTGACGCTATACTCGGTTTAGGTGGTTCGGGTGGTACCGCATTAATCACTCCAGCTATGCAAGCACTGCCTATTGGCGTACCAAAGTTGATGGTTTCAACTATGGCTTCAGGTGATATATCAGGATATATCGGTGCAAGTGATATTGCCATGCTCTATTCCGTTACAGATATTGCTGGCGTAAATGTTATCTCAAGAAAAGTACTCGCCAATGCAGCTAATTCTATCGCAGGTTCAGTGTTATTTAAAGCGCAAGAACAAGTTGAAGATAAGCCAGCAATTGGATTAACCATGTTCGGTGTTACTACCCCGTGTGTTCAATCACTTTCAGCAAAATTAAATGATAAATACGATTGCTTAGTTTTTCATGCAACGGGTAGTGGCGGTAAGGCAATGGAAAAATTAGCTGATAGCCATTTATTAAAAGGTGTACTTGATATTACGACAACGGAAGTTTGTGATCATCTATTTGATGGAGTACTTGCTTGTGATGATGACCGATTTGAAGCCATCGCAAGAAGCGAAGTCCCATATATTGGATCATGCGGCGCCCTTGATATGGTTAATTTCGGTAGTCCAGATACTATTCCAGAAAAATATCGAGATCGTCTGTTTTATCCTCATAATCCACAAGTTACTTTAATGCGAACCACGCCAGAAGAGAATAAAATCATGGCAAATTGGATCGCTACTAAACTAAATAAATGTCAAGGTGAAGTCGTTTTTATTATTCCTGAAAGTGGTTTTTCTGCACTTGATATTGAAAATGGGGATTTTTGGTCACCGCAAGCGGATCAAGCTTTCATAGATGAGTTTGAAAAAGTCTTTATTCAAACTGAAAAACGACGGTTAATAAAAACCTCGCATCATATTAATTCACCAGAATTTTGTAATTTAGTTATTAACGAATTTAAAAATATAATTAAATAA
- a CDS encoding zinc-dependent alcohol dehydrogenase family protein, giving the protein MNAALFYRKFGLPEQVLTLEYSNNPFLKENYIRVQMLYAPINASDLIPITGAYQHRITLPQIAGYEGVGKVIEAPLSYQHLIGKRVLPLRGGGTWQNFVDLPAEFAIEVPDSISDITAARAYINPVAAWLMLKHYSPQGKHILVTAAGSDCAKLLCNWAIKFAALSVTVICRSDNHAQYYNKHTIKHIKQDDKQTIEYFARQADIVFDAVGGELAETILAHMPESSEFVSYGLLSGAFFQPKKRLPKVHWFHIRHYLKQISQNQWLKMFDDIWPILDANDLNVANLFEFYDWQAAIKNYRQPYRNNKPLLIFD; this is encoded by the coding sequence TTGAATGCAGCTTTATTTTATAGAAAATTTGGACTACCAGAACAAGTATTGACACTTGAATATTCAAATAACCCTTTTTTAAAAGAAAATTACATTAGAGTTCAAATGCTATATGCACCAATTAATGCCTCAGATCTTATTCCAATTACTGGCGCTTACCAACATCGTATCACACTGCCGCAAATTGCTGGTTATGAAGGCGTAGGTAAAGTTATAGAAGCTCCACTATCTTATCAACATCTGATAGGAAAACGAGTTTTACCTTTAAGAGGAGGAGGGACGTGGCAGAATTTTGTCGATTTACCGGCAGAATTTGCTATTGAAGTTCCCGATTCAATTAGTGATATTACGGCTGCCAGAGCCTATATTAACCCAGTTGCAGCATGGTTAATGCTGAAACATTATTCGCCACAAGGAAAGCATATTTTAGTTACTGCCGCGGGATCGGATTGCGCAAAATTGTTATGTAACTGGGCAATAAAATTTGCAGCTTTATCTGTTACAGTTATCTGTCGTTCTGATAATCATGCTCAATATTATAATAAACATACAATTAAACATATAAAGCAAGATGATAAGCAAACTATCGAATATTTTGCCAGACAAGCTGATATTGTTTTTGATGCTGTTGGTGGTGAGCTTGCCGAAACAATTTTGGCGCATATGCCTGAGTCAAGTGAATTTGTCTCTTATGGTCTGCTTTCAGGTGCTTTTTTTCAACCTAAAAAACGATTACCAAAAGTTCATTGGTTTCATATTCGTCACTATTTAAAGCAAATAAGTCAAAATCAGTGGCTAAAGATGTTTGATGACATATGGCCCATACTAGATGCAAATGATTTAAATGTAGCAAATTTATTTGAATTTTATGATTGGCAGGCGGCGATAAAAAATTATAGACAACCCTATAGAAACAATAAACCATTATTAATATTTGATTAA
- a CDS encoding TetR/AcrR family transcriptional regulator, whose translation MISKKYSGAKKRTYDRLIETAIEALEQGKEISITELSDRTGISRATAYRYFPTKTDLISAAVEQSLSPIFLWQSDKENVEDRINDFLAFALPQMLKHEGTLRAALSLSLKQWADERSQLTEKTKKLVRGNRKEILTNLLQPLKTQLSDELFDKVIYSISIIYGSEIFMVLKDIWNFDSEQVIDLSQWIVKAIINQAKQEVQDELNTES comes from the coding sequence ATGATTTCTAAGAAATATTCTGGAGCCAAAAAAAGAACTTACGATCGTCTTATCGAAACTGCGATTGAGGCTTTAGAGCAGGGTAAAGAGATATCTATCACTGAATTATCAGATAGAACAGGTATTTCTAGAGCTACTGCTTATCGCTATTTTCCGACTAAAACCGATTTAATATCAGCGGCTGTTGAACAATCACTTAGTCCAATATTCTTATGGCAATCAGATAAAGAAAATGTCGAAGATCGGATAAATGATTTTTTAGCTTTTGCTTTGCCACAAATGTTAAAACATGAGGGAACATTACGCGCAGCTTTAAGCCTCTCTTTAAAACAATGGGCAGATGAACGGTCACAATTAACTGAAAAGACTAAAAAACTTGTGCGAGGTAATCGTAAGGAAATTCTTACCAATTTATTACAGCCACTCAAAACACAATTATCTGATGAGCTTTTTGATAAAGTTATCTACTCAATTTCAATCATATATGGTTCTGAAATATTCATGGTGTTAAAAGATATTTGGAACTTTGACAGTGAGCAAGTAATAGATCTTTCACAATGGATTGTTAAAGCTATCATTAATCAAGCTAAACAAGAAGTGCAAGATGAATTGAATACTGAATCTTGA
- a CDS encoding DoxX family protein, which yields MKEYQTDVAAFVLRIALGMMFLAHGFTKLLVLTPEGTAEYFHTLGFPSFFSYIVIVFEIGGGALLLLGILTRAVALIAFFQLAIITIVHWTNGWSFTNPGGGWEYPAFMSLTAFSLALLGTGRFSVLAGKKYPQTIQQ from the coding sequence ATGAAAGAATATCAAACTGATGTAGCTGCATTTGTATTACGAATTGCTTTAGGTATGATGTTTTTAGCCCATGGTTTTACCAAACTACTTGTTCTAACCCCTGAAGGTACCGCCGAGTATTTTCATACTCTTGGCTTTCCTAGCTTTTTTTCTTATATCGTTATCGTTTTTGAAATTGGTGGTGGCGCACTATTGTTACTCGGTATTTTAACCCGTGCAGTAGCGCTAATTGCTTTTTTTCAACTAGCAATAATAACCATTGTACATTGGACTAATGGTTGGTCATTTACCAATCCTGGTGGAGGTTGGGAATATCCAGCTTTTATGTCACTAACTGCTTTTAGTTTGGCATTATTAGGGACAGGTCGATTTAGTGTTTTAGCAGGTAAAAAATATCCACAAACGATTCAACAATAA
- a CDS encoding phosphoenolpyruvate hydrolase family protein has protein sequence MSSKRAQLLKKFHDMIAKGQPIIGGGAGTGLSAKCEEAGGIDLIVIYNSGRYRMAGRGSLAGLLAYGNANEIVMDMAKEVLPVVKHTPVLAGVNGTDPFCQFDQFLDQIKATGFAGVQNFPTVGLIDGNFRANLEETGMGYALEVEMIRKAHEKDLLTTPYVFSEQDAIDMTKAGADILVPHMGLTTGGSIGAQTALKLADCVPLINQWAKAAKAIRPDIIILCHGGPISSPEDAEYILQNCPDCNGFYGASSMERLPTETALTQTTERFKSIRHQQ, from the coding sequence ATGAGTAGTAAACGTGCTCAATTATTAAAAAAATTCCATGATATGATTGCTAAAGGTCAACCTATCATCGGTGGAGGAGCTGGTACAGGATTATCGGCGAAATGCGAAGAAGCTGGTGGTATTGATCTGATTGTAATTTACAATTCTGGTCGTTATCGTATGGCGGGTCGCGGATCGCTAGCTGGCTTATTAGCTTATGGCAATGCCAATGAAATTGTTATGGATATGGCAAAAGAAGTATTACCGGTTGTAAAACATACTCCTGTTTTAGCTGGTGTAAATGGCACCGATCCTTTCTGCCAATTTGATCAGTTTTTAGATCAAATTAAAGCTACCGGTTTTGCTGGCGTACAAAACTTCCCTACTGTCGGTTTAATTGATGGTAATTTTAGAGCTAATCTTGAAGAAACAGGTATGGGCTATGCGTTAGAAGTTGAGATGATTCGCAAAGCACATGAAAAAGATCTGTTAACTACACCATATGTATTTAGTGAGCAAGATGCTATTGATATGACCAAAGCTGGAGCGGATATTTTAGTTCCACATATGGGCTTAACCACCGGTGGTAGTATTGGCGCACAAACCGCATTAAAACTTGCGGATTGTGTACCTTTAATCAATCAATGGGCTAAAGCAGCTAAAGCAATTCGTCCAGATATTATTATACTTTGCCATGGCGGACCTATTTCATCCCCTGAAGATGCAGAATATATTTTACAAAATTGTCCTGATTGTAATGGTTTTTACGGCGCAAGTTCAATGGAACGTTTGCCTACAGAAACAGCATTAACTCAGACAACAGAAAGATTTAAGTCTATTCGACACCAACAATAA
- the crcB gene encoding fluoride efflux transporter CrcB, whose translation MLKLILAISVGSVAGGLLRWFLSLKLNVIAFTIPLGTLVANLIAGYIIGFAIAFFNHSTLSSEWRLLIITGFCGGLSTFSTFSAEIVNFLQEGRIGWGLTTIAIHVAGSVLMTFLGILTYQYFRS comes from the coding sequence ATGTTAAAACTTATTTTAGCAATTTCGGTCGGTTCAGTTGCTGGTGGTTTATTACGCTGGTTTTTATCGTTAAAGTTAAATGTGATTGCTTTTACTATTCCGTTAGGGACATTAGTTGCTAATTTAATTGCTGGTTATATTATTGGTTTCGCCATTGCCTTTTTTAATCACTCTACCCTATCTTCTGAATGGAGATTGTTAATAATTACTGGTTTTTGTGGTGGATTATCGACTTTCTCCACCTTTTCAGCTGAGATTGTCAATTTTCTTCAAGAAGGACGTATTGGTTGGGGATTAACTACCATCGCTATTCATGTTGCAGGTTCAGTATTAATGACGTTTTTAGGGATTTTGACCTATCAATATTTTCGTTCATGA
- the waaZ gene encoding 3-deoxy-D-manno-oct-2-ulosonate III transferase WaaZ: protein MKITNKVLQLLKNDISDECIIYLSGPSSLKTPEKILRKKSIIAVNGSIGFLQTNNIPVFAYIVCDGSYYENNKSLFFKYSSYSKYTFISPNVFNRATPSEKEKLLNTCFIMKDLCKSRGGPGRKVRYTIKSLIYKNIFIKCSFLRKVKTIGFSTDISYGQFGSATVAFTALQLAITLKFRNIYFSGLDMKGKCQRFYKEDIAQPTSLQKDFDLILKSFSFLMQKQYGNIYNLSEETAIPYEVIPFVNVNTI from the coding sequence ATGAAGATAACGAACAAAGTATTACAATTATTAAAAAATGACATTAGTGATGAATGTATTATTTATTTATCTGGCCCATCTTCATTAAAGACTCCTGAAAAAATATTACGCAAAAAGAGTATTATAGCTGTAAATGGAAGTATTGGTTTTTTACAAACTAATAATATACCTGTTTTTGCCTATATTGTCTGTGATGGTTCATATTACGAAAATAACAAATCTTTATTTTTTAAATATTCCTCATATAGCAAATACACTTTTATTAGTCCAAATGTTTTTAATAGAGCAACTCCCTCTGAAAAGGAAAAATTATTAAACACGTGTTTTATAATGAAAGATCTTTGCAAATCTAGGGGAGGACCAGGTAGGAAAGTTAGATATACAATCAAATCCCTAATTTACAAGAATATTTTTATAAAATGTTCTTTTTTAAGAAAAGTAAAAACTATTGGATTTTCAACTGATATTTCTTATGGCCAATTTGGCAGTGCTACAGTTGCATTTACAGCATTGCAACTAGCTATAACGTTAAAATTTAGAAACATTTACTTTTCAGGTTTGGATATGAAAGGAAAATGCCAAAGATTTTATAAAGAAGACATAGCTCAACCAACAAGTCTTCAAAAAGATTTTGATTTAATATTAAAATCATTTTCTTTTTTAATGCAAAAGCAATACGGAAATATTTATAATTTATCAGAAGAAACTGCAATACCTTATGAAGTTATTCCTTTTGTTAACGTTAATACCATATAA